A region of Pseudomonas sp. PDM14 DNA encodes the following proteins:
- a CDS encoding autotransporter domain-containing protein encodes MINTGTINGRVGFQASLPGNTFINAGTINGSVSMGVNSANTFTAVTGSTVSNGASANLNVLNIAGLGLGFSAPGVIDGGAGGNNTLILQNAVSGTGSGVSGSGVIDGANYINFGNLRVNSGSWTLGGTPVPGSSLLNGGLVIFNNAGAFGSGLLTGNGGAIQAGSAGLVLTNAVSLDTGGLTAQGSNDFGLSGVINGSGALVKNGSSVLTLSGANNYSGGTTLSAGGLLLGNDLALGSGALSITGASNLSGTAARTLANAVVLSNNLSLPGSTDMTLNGVVSGTGSLTKIGGGTLALNGANTFQGGITLNTGTLSAGNASALGSGVLTVNGPGSLTSSQVLNLGNNVLLNDALTVSSPYNLGLTGALTGTGQLIKSGNNTLTLSGLNSHSGGTTLNAGTLNLGSNAALGLGALTVAGNSTLSSTAARVINNTIALNAALGLTGAQDLTLNGALSGSGSLTKNGAASLTLNSANTYAGGGHGVSGANLNIINAGTISAGFGGLAANPFAEDGEDGAAVQFTSGDNSLTLQTGSVINGVVWLMDDTRAFITADDAGLTLDDGVLLGNDAVLIMQTDENLSSGAITGAGSLTKTGSATLTLNGNSTYTAPTILVAGSLQAGNSNAFSAASSITVNAAATLDLNGFNQSIGSLVGSGSVSLGSATLTTGGDNASTMFSGAITGSGGLTKSGTGKLVLDGTNTYTGVTAVNAGSLIVGGSAGSSASLTSDVNVASGARLGGHGSITGDVTLLAGATLNPGYSIGTLTINGNATFDAASTLEFEANPDGTSDQLIVNGNLDLGGATLSVLAGAGTWSPATTYSIVTSSNPIVGTFGAVTSDLAFLTPTLDYSLGNQVRLLLARNDISYVAAAATRNQRAVATALGSAAGSLDSALLSLSTAQAQAAFDSLSGELHASTRSALFDDSRYAREAVIERLRTGQSGLASGDVLHSDADSGLTFWLSGYGNWSDKDGNSNVADLDRDSRGTLIGLDLPLNQTWRLGIAAGYGTSDLDVNRRESSADIGSTSLIAYLGGQWDALSLRMGVARTWNEVDSKRDVQVGALRETLKADYDADTTQVFGELGYALQLGELALEPFAGLAHVEVDSDGFREHGGTAALSGNSEDDSVDYSSLGLRAAAPLGDIAGLPLNLHTSLAWQHAFDEPSDESHLSLAGYDSFTVKGVPVAEDSALAQLGLDLQLSAQASVGLGYSGQFGDGNSDQGVRLTLSTSF; translated from the coding sequence TGCTCAACATCGCCGGCCTCGGCCTGGGCTTTTCCGCCCCCGGGGTGATCGACGGCGGCGCCGGCGGCAATAACACGCTCATCCTGCAGAACGCGGTCAGCGGTACCGGTAGTGGCGTCAGTGGCAGCGGCGTGATCGACGGCGCCAACTACATCAACTTCGGTAACCTGCGGGTCAACAGTGGCAGCTGGACGCTGGGCGGCACGCCGGTTCCCGGCAGCAGCCTGCTCAATGGCGGCTTGGTCATCTTCAACAATGCCGGCGCCTTCGGCAGCGGCCTGCTCACCGGCAATGGCGGGGCGATCCAGGCGGGCAGCGCCGGGCTGGTGCTCACCAATGCGGTAAGCCTGGATACCGGCGGGCTGACCGCGCAAGGCAGCAACGACTTCGGCCTGAGCGGGGTGATCAACGGCAGCGGCGCACTGGTGAAGAACGGCAGCAGCGTGCTGACCCTCTCCGGCGCCAACAACTACAGCGGCGGCACCACCCTCAGCGCCGGCGGCCTGCTGCTCGGCAACGACCTCGCCCTGGGCAGCGGCGCACTGTCCATTACCGGGGCCAGCAACCTGTCCGGCACCGCCGCACGCACGCTGGCCAACGCCGTGGTGCTGAGCAACAACCTGAGCCTGCCCGGCAGCACCGACATGACGCTCAACGGCGTGGTCAGCGGCACCGGCTCGCTGACCAAGATCGGCGGCGGCACCCTGGCGCTGAACGGCGCCAATACTTTCCAGGGTGGTATCACCCTCAACACCGGCACCCTCAGCGCAGGCAATGCGAGCGCCCTCGGCAGCGGCGTGCTCACCGTCAACGGTCCGGGCAGCCTGACCAGTTCGCAGGTGCTGAACCTGGGCAACAACGTGCTGCTCAACGACGCCCTGACCGTCAGCAGCCCCTACAACCTCGGCCTGACCGGCGCACTCACCGGCACCGGCCAGCTGATCAAGAGCGGCAACAACACCCTGACCCTGTCCGGTCTCAACAGCCATTCCGGTGGCACCACGCTGAATGCCGGCACCCTGAATCTGGGCAGCAACGCAGCCCTCGGCCTCGGCGCCCTGACCGTGGCCGGCAATTCGACCCTGAGCAGCACCGCCGCGCGGGTGATCAACAACACCATCGCCCTCAATGCCGCACTCGGCCTCACCGGCGCCCAGGACCTGACGCTCAACGGCGCGCTCTCCGGCAGCGGCAGCCTGACCAAGAACGGCGCCGCCAGCTTGACCCTCAACAGCGCCAACACCTACGCCGGCGGCGGCCACGGCGTGTCAGGTGCCAACCTGAATATCATCAATGCCGGCACAATCAGCGCAGGGTTCGGGGGCTTGGCGGCTAATCCCTTCGCGGAGGACGGCGAAGACGGCGCGGCCGTGCAGTTCACCAGTGGTGACAACTCTCTGACGTTGCAAACCGGCTCCGTTATTAACGGCGTCGTGTGGCTGATGGATGACACCCGCGCCTTCATCACTGCCGATGACGCGGGCCTGACGCTTGACGATGGAGTGCTGCTGGGCAACGACGCTGTACTGATCATGCAAACGGACGAGAACCTGAGCAGCGGCGCCATCACCGGCGCCGGTAGCCTGACCAAAACGGGCAGCGCAACACTAACGCTGAACGGCAACAGCACCTACACAGCTCCCACCATTCTCGTTGCCGGCAGCCTACAAGCAGGCAACAGTAATGCCTTCTCTGCAGCCAGCTCCATCACCGTCAATGCCGCCGCCACGCTGGATCTCAATGGCTTCAACCAGAGCATCGGCTCCCTGGTCGGGTCAGGATCGGTTAGCCTCGGCAGCGCCACGCTCACCACTGGAGGCGACAACGCCAGCACCATGTTCTCGGGCGCGATCACTGGCAGCGGCGGCCTGACCAAGAGTGGTACCGGCAAGCTGGTGCTCGACGGCACTAATACCTACACCGGCGTCACCGCGGTCAACGCCGGCAGCCTGATCGTCGGCGGCAGCGCCGGCTCCAGCGCCAGCCTGACCAGCGATGTGAATGTGGCCAGTGGTGCCCGGCTCGGGGGCCACGGCAGCATCACCGGTGATGTCACCTTGCTGGCCGGCGCCACGCTCAACCCCGGTTACTCCATCGGCACCCTGACCATCAATGGCAATGCCACCTTCGACGCGGCCTCGACCCTGGAGTTCGAAGCCAACCCAGACGGCACTTCGGACCAGTTGATCGTCAACGGCAACCTCGACCTCGGTGGCGCCACGCTGAGCGTGCTGGCCGGCGCTGGCACCTGGTCGCCTGCGACTACCTACAGCATCGTCACCAGCAGCAACCCCATCGTCGGCACCTTCGGCGCGGTGACCAGCGATCTGGCCTTCCTCACTCCGACCCTGGATTACTCGCTGGGCAATCAGGTGCGCCTGCTGCTGGCCCGCAATGACATCAGCTACGTCGCCGCAGCCGCCACGCGCAACCAGAGGGCCGTGGCCACCGCTCTGGGCTCGGCCGCCGGCAGCCTGGACAGCGCCCTGCTCAGCCTCAGCACCGCGCAAGCCCAAGCGGCCTTCGACAGCCTCTCAGGTGAACTACACGCCAGCACCCGCAGCGCGCTGTTCGACGACAGCCGTTATGCACGCGAAGCGGTCATCGAACGCCTGCGCACTGGCCAGTCCGGCCTCGCCTCCGGTGACGTGCTGCACAGCGATGCCGACAGCGGCCTGACCTTCTGGCTCAGCGGCTATGGCAACTGGAGCGACAAGGACGGCAACAGCAATGTCGCCGATCTCGACCGCGATAGCCGCGGCACCCTGATCGGCCTCGACCTGCCGCTGAACCAGACCTGGCGCCTCGGTATCGCCGCAGGTTATGGCACCAGCGACCTCGACGTGAACCGCCGCGAATCCTCTGCCGACATCGGCAGCACCAGCCTGATCGCCTATCTCGGCGGCCAGTGGGATGCCCTGAGCCTGCGTATGGGTGTGGCCCGCACCTGGAACGAGGTGGACAGCAAGCGCGACGTACAGGTCGGCGCCCTGCGCGAAACGCTAAAGGCCGACTACGACGCCGACACCACGCAGGTCTTCGGCGAGCTGGGCTATGCCCTGCAGCTCGGCGAGCTGGCCCTGGAGCCATTCGCCGGCCTGGCCCATGTCGAGGTCGACAGCGATGGCTTCCGCGAGCATGGCGGCACTGCTGCTCTGAGTGGCAACAGCGAAGACGACAGTGTCGACTATTCCAGCCTGGGTCTACGCGCAGCGGCCCCATTGGGCGACATCGCCGGCCTGCCGTTGAACCTGCACACCAGCCTGGCCTGGCAGCATGCCTTCGACGAGCCAAGCGATGAGAGCCACCTGAGCCTGGCCGGTTACGACAGTTTCACCGTCAAGGGTGTGCCGGTCGCCGAAGACAGCGCCCTGGCGCAGCTCGGCCTGGATCTGCAGCTGTCTGCACAGGCCAGTGTTGGCCTGGGCTACTCCGGCCAGTTCGGCGACGGCAACAGCGACCAGGGTGTGCGCCTGACGCTTAGCACTAGCTTCTAA